The following proteins are encoded in a genomic region of Actinomadura sp. NAK00032:
- a CDS encoding ABC transporter permease, giving the protein MVSQGTTTAPSPADAPGVVERDRPGAGERIRDGLERSWRPFALLLACFAAWWAVSAFKLVEEYLVPSPGATLRLMGDKWGYIWHHTWVTTYETLIGFALAVLIGVAAAVIMVYSATVERTLYPILLFAQVIPKIAIAPLFVVWLGFGIGPKIVVAVLIAFFPVVISMVAGLKAVDPEMLQLSATMGASPLATFTKIRLPASLPHLFSGLKVAVTLAVTGAVVGEFVGANEGLGYVILQANGNLDTPMLFAGLLVMSAIGVVMFVVVEVAEKLLLPWHASNRGEAVTTTY; this is encoded by the coding sequence ATGGTGAGTCAGGGCACGACGACCGCGCCGTCCCCAGCGGACGCGCCCGGCGTCGTCGAACGCGACCGGCCCGGCGCGGGCGAGCGGATACGCGACGGCCTGGAGCGGTCGTGGCGGCCCTTCGCGCTGCTGCTGGCCTGCTTCGCGGCCTGGTGGGCCGTCAGCGCGTTCAAGCTGGTCGAGGAGTATCTCGTCCCCTCGCCCGGCGCGACGCTGCGGCTGATGGGCGACAAGTGGGGCTACATCTGGCACCACACGTGGGTCACCACGTACGAGACCCTGATCGGCTTCGCGCTCGCGGTGCTCATCGGGGTCGCGGCCGCGGTGATCATGGTGTACTCGGCCACGGTCGAGCGCACCCTGTATCCGATCCTGCTGTTCGCGCAGGTCATCCCGAAGATCGCGATCGCCCCGCTGTTCGTGGTGTGGCTCGGCTTCGGCATCGGCCCCAAGATCGTCGTCGCGGTCCTGATCGCGTTCTTCCCGGTGGTGATCTCGATGGTCGCCGGGCTGAAGGCGGTGGACCCGGAGATGCTGCAGCTGTCGGCCACGATGGGCGCGAGCCCGCTGGCCACGTTCACCAAGATCCGGCTGCCCGCCTCGCTCCCGCACCTGTTCTCCGGCCTGAAGGTCGCGGTCACCCTCGCCGTCACCGGCGCCGTCGTCGGCGAGTTCGTCGGCGCGAACGAGGGGCTCGGCTACGTGATCCTCCAGGCCAACGGCAACCTCGACACCCCGATGCTGTTCGCCGGGCTGCTGGTCATGTCGGCCATCGGCGTCGTGATGTTCGTCGTCGTCGAGGTCGCGGAGAAGCTGCTGCTGCCCTGGCACGCGAGCAACCGCGGCGAAGCCGTCACCACCACCTACTGA
- a CDS encoding dihydrodipicolinate synthase family protein: MGEPRTYEPPPGPSAARVAYAAAHVVPDLSGDSLDWDTTLAFRRHLWSYGLGVAEAMDTAQRGMGLDWAATRELILRSSREALSVGGRIVCGAGTDQLPPGPATLEEIVAAYTEQLAVIESAGAVPVLMASRHVAAAARGPEDYADVYGRLLAQVERPVVLHWLGPMFDPALDGYWGSPDLDVAAGALLALIDDHASRIDGVKISLLDAGREIAFRRRLPEGVRLYTGDDFNYPELIRGDAEGHSDALLGIFDPIAPAAAAALQALDGGDLTAYEEIFAPTVPLSRHLFEAPTYYYKTGVVFLAWLADHQPHFRMVGGLETARSVPHMVRLFQLADTAGLFPDPGLAAHRMRAWLTVQGAA; the protein is encoded by the coding sequence ATGGGCGAACCGCGCACCTACGAGCCGCCTCCGGGGCCGAGCGCGGCGCGGGTCGCCTACGCCGCCGCGCACGTGGTGCCCGACCTGTCCGGCGACTCGCTCGACTGGGACACGACGCTGGCGTTCCGGCGGCACCTGTGGTCGTACGGGCTCGGCGTCGCGGAGGCGATGGACACCGCGCAGCGCGGCATGGGCCTGGACTGGGCGGCGACCCGCGAGCTCATCCTGCGGAGCAGCCGGGAAGCGCTTTCAGTCGGCGGCCGGATCGTCTGCGGCGCGGGCACCGACCAGCTCCCGCCCGGCCCCGCGACGCTGGAGGAGATCGTCGCGGCCTACACCGAGCAGCTCGCGGTGATCGAGTCGGCCGGCGCCGTCCCCGTGCTGATGGCGAGCCGCCACGTGGCCGCCGCGGCGCGCGGCCCGGAGGACTACGCCGACGTCTACGGGCGGCTGCTCGCGCAGGTCGAGCGGCCGGTCGTGCTGCACTGGCTCGGGCCGATGTTCGACCCCGCGCTGGACGGCTACTGGGGCTCCCCCGACCTCGACGTGGCGGCCGGTGCGCTGCTGGCGCTGATCGACGACCACGCGTCCCGGATCGACGGGGTGAAGATCTCGCTGCTGGACGCCGGCCGCGAGATCGCGTTCCGGCGGCGGCTGCCGGAAGGCGTGCGCCTCTACACCGGCGACGACTTCAACTACCCGGAGCTGATCAGGGGCGACGCCGAGGGGCACAGCGACGCGCTGCTCGGCATCTTCGACCCGATCGCCCCGGCCGCCGCCGCTGCCCTGCAAGCCCTGGACGGCGGCGACCTCACCGCGTACGAGGAGATCTTCGCCCCGACCGTGCCGCTGTCGCGCCACCTCTTCGAGGCGCCCACCTACTACTACAAGACGGGTGTGGTGTTCCTGGCCTGGCTGGCCGACCACCAGCCGCACTTCCGCATGGTCGGCGGGCTGGAGACCGCGCGTTCCGTGCCGCACATGGTCCGCCTCTTCCAGCTCGCCGACACCGCCGGCCTCTTCCCCGACCCCGGTCTGGCGGCGCACCGGATGCGCGCCTGGCTGACCGTCCAAGGAGCCGCATGA
- a CDS encoding LacI family DNA-binding transcriptional regulator: MTEAAEEERAERAYVTLQDVARDAGVSLATASRVLNGTSQVRADLRERVLASAGRLSYTPNAHAQALASASSSSVGVICHDVSDPYFAAVARGVMRTAADHGMLVMLASTFRDPAREIEYVAMLRAQRARAILLIGSGFEDRDWERSMAAELEPYQRTGGRVAVLSRHRSLKVDAVLPQNREGAAALARALLDLGHRDFGVLSGPRALTTVSDRLGGFADALADAGVRIPAEHIVEAAFTRDGGYAAATELLRRDTPPTCVFAVTDVMAIGALAAFRDQGLSVPGDISLAGFDDIPIVRDLTPPLTTVALPLDAMGERVMGLALREPSARRSRLERVAGEVVLRDSTAAPR; the protein is encoded by the coding sequence ATGACCGAAGCGGCCGAGGAGGAGCGCGCGGAGCGGGCCTACGTGACCTTGCAGGACGTGGCCCGCGACGCCGGCGTCTCCCTCGCCACCGCGTCCCGCGTCCTCAACGGGACCTCGCAGGTCCGCGCCGACCTCCGGGAGCGCGTGCTCGCCTCCGCCGGGCGGCTCAGCTACACGCCGAACGCGCACGCGCAGGCCCTGGCCAGCGCGTCCAGTTCGTCCGTCGGGGTGATCTGCCACGACGTCAGCGACCCCTACTTCGCCGCCGTCGCCCGCGGCGTGATGCGCACCGCCGCCGACCACGGGATGCTGGTGATGCTCGCCAGCACGTTCCGCGACCCGGCCCGCGAGATCGAGTACGTGGCGATGCTGCGCGCCCAGCGGGCCCGCGCCATCCTGCTCATCGGCTCCGGCTTCGAGGACCGCGACTGGGAGCGCTCGATGGCCGCCGAACTGGAGCCCTACCAGCGCACCGGCGGCCGCGTCGCCGTCCTCAGCCGGCACCGCAGCCTCAAGGTCGACGCCGTGCTGCCGCAGAACCGGGAGGGCGCCGCCGCCCTCGCCCGCGCGCTGCTCGACCTCGGCCACCGCGACTTCGGCGTGCTGTCCGGCCCGCGCGCCCTGACCACCGTGTCCGACCGGCTCGGCGGCTTCGCCGACGCGCTCGCCGACGCGGGCGTGCGGATCCCGGCCGAGCACATCGTGGAGGCCGCGTTCACCCGCGACGGCGGCTACGCGGCGGCGACCGAGCTGCTGCGCCGCGACACCCCGCCCACCTGCGTGTTCGCCGTCACCGACGTGATGGCGATCGGCGCCCTCGCCGCCTTCCGCGACCAGGGCCTGTCGGTGCCCGGCGACATCTCCCTCGCGGGCTTCGACGACATCCCGATCGTCCGCGACCTGACCCCGCCGCTGACCACCGTCGCGCTGCCGCTCGACGCGATGGGGGAGCGCGTCATGGGCCTGGCGCTGCGCGAGCCCTCGGCCCGCCGCAGCCGCCTCGAGCGCGTCGCCGGCGAGGTCGTGCTGCGCGACAGCACCGCCGCACCCCGCTGA
- a CDS encoding NUDIX domain-containing protein, with product MSSKARHRTIVDVHALLFDEEGRVLLMERANTGYADGQAGVPSGHLEAGESVLEAVLRETYEEVGVRLAEDDAQFVHVSHRCKPGEDDRVGFFFAAARWTGEPVNAEPHKCARIWWHDPDDLPSNTVDYLADAIARLRGGGAFSTYGWR from the coding sequence GTGAGCAGCAAGGCACGGCATCGGACGATTGTGGACGTACACGCGCTCCTCTTCGACGAAGAGGGTCGGGTGCTGCTGATGGAGCGGGCCAATACCGGCTACGCCGACGGCCAGGCCGGTGTGCCGTCCGGGCATCTCGAAGCGGGCGAGTCCGTACTGGAGGCCGTCCTGCGGGAGACCTACGAGGAGGTCGGTGTGCGGTTGGCCGAGGACGACGCGCAGTTCGTCCACGTGAGTCACCGCTGCAAGCCCGGCGAGGACGACCGGGTCGGCTTCTTCTTCGCCGCCGCCCGCTGGACCGGCGAACCCGTCAACGCCGAGCCGCACAAGTGCGCGCGCATCTGGTGGCACGATCCGGACGACCTGCCGTCCAACACGGTCGACTACCTCGCCGACGCGATCGCCCGGCTGCGCGGCGGCGGCGCGTTCTCGACCTACGGGTGGCGTTGA
- a CDS encoding anti-sigma regulatory factor, whose protein sequence is MEVKGAWGLVTGGLCAWRLPGDDSGPATARRLVRHTMTELRLDRDVIEDGKLAVSETATNALRHARCARGDRPPTPPELWIWARTVPSPQLIVSVFDGARTTAPHTSGAGLLDEHGKGLELVRQVTAAWGSNPTRSRVDTTSVPGKTVWFALPLPRDWPGLHYRVHPETAAHHLLLNLTRRGFQGRRTTTEDGLSVLVLPTLNVWVHRRTFCWWSTPHRYLRRPLIDLQETTELLVHHLDTTATPTCSPVP, encoded by the coding sequence ATGGAGGTCAAGGGGGCGTGGGGGCTGGTGACCGGGGGGCTGTGCGCGTGGCGGCTGCCCGGGGACGACAGCGGCCCGGCGACGGCGCGTCGGCTCGTCCGGCACACGATGACCGAACTGCGGCTCGACCGGGACGTGATCGAGGACGGCAAGCTCGCCGTGTCCGAGACCGCGACCAACGCACTACGGCACGCCAGGTGCGCGCGAGGCGACCGGCCGCCCACCCCGCCGGAACTCTGGATCTGGGCGCGGACCGTCCCCTCCCCCCAACTCATCGTCTCCGTCTTCGACGGCGCACGGACGACCGCACCGCACACCTCCGGGGCCGGACTGCTGGACGAGCACGGCAAGGGGCTCGAACTCGTCCGCCAAGTCACCGCCGCCTGGGGCAGCAACCCCACCCGCTCCCGCGTCGACACCACGTCCGTCCCCGGCAAGACGGTCTGGTTCGCTCTACCGCTCCCCCGCGACTGGCCCGGCCTGCACTACCGCGTCCACCCCGAAACCGCCGCACACCACCTACTCCTCAACCTCACCCGCCGCGGCTTCCAAGGCCGACGTACCACCACCGAAGACGGCCTCTCCGTCCTCGTCCTCCCCACGCTCAACGTCTGGGTCCACCGCCGCACCTTCTGCTGGTGGTCCACCCCCCACCGCTACCTCCGCCGCCCCCTCATCGACCTCCAAGAGACCACCGAACTCCTCGTCCACCACCTCGACACCACCGCCACCCCCACCTGCTCCCCCGTCCCTTGA
- a CDS encoding ABC transporter substrate-binding protein — MKLRTLAIAVLAPVVAFAGTACGGDSDETTSASGKKLTKVTLTLNWYPYGEHAPFYYGKKKGIYEKHGIDLEIKAGQGSQKTVQAAAAGQTDFGWADTPALLAAVDKGMPVKSIGVFLQTTPASVQSFTSSGIKKPADLKGKKIAGTAGDALARTFPVFLQKNGINPGDVPVQNTDPAGKMAAVLAGKTAGLMGFANDQGPTMADKSGKPVSYLRYADFGLNFFSNGLIVGERKLKSDADLVKQMVAATSESWTAAEGDQAGAVASMAGASEQLPPEKVITEQFKTTLTLLHTPATQGKAPGVNAEEDWKTTIATFQQAGVIEKAQPPSEYWQASAAPQS, encoded by the coding sequence ATGAAACTCCGCACTCTGGCCATCGCCGTCCTCGCACCGGTCGTGGCGTTCGCCGGGACCGCCTGCGGCGGGGACTCCGACGAGACCACCAGCGCCTCGGGCAAGAAGCTGACCAAGGTCACGCTGACCCTGAACTGGTACCCGTACGGCGAGCACGCGCCGTTCTACTACGGCAAGAAGAAGGGCATCTACGAAAAGCACGGCATCGACCTGGAGATCAAGGCCGGGCAGGGGTCGCAGAAGACCGTCCAGGCGGCCGCCGCCGGGCAGACCGACTTCGGCTGGGCCGACACGCCCGCGCTGCTCGCCGCCGTCGACAAGGGCATGCCGGTCAAGAGCATCGGCGTGTTCCTGCAGACCACGCCCGCGTCGGTGCAGTCCTTCACCTCGTCCGGGATCAAGAAGCCCGCCGACCTCAAGGGCAAGAAGATCGCCGGGACGGCCGGGGACGCGCTCGCGCGCACCTTCCCGGTGTTCCTGCAGAAGAACGGGATCAACCCGGGCGACGTGCCCGTCCAGAACACCGACCCCGCCGGGAAGATGGCCGCGGTGCTGGCCGGCAAGACCGCCGGGCTGATGGGCTTCGCCAACGACCAGGGCCCGACGATGGCCGACAAGTCCGGCAAGCCCGTCTCGTACCTGCGGTACGCCGACTTCGGGCTGAACTTCTTCTCCAACGGCCTGATCGTCGGCGAGCGGAAGCTGAAGAGCGACGCCGACCTCGTCAAGCAGATGGTCGCCGCCACGAGCGAGTCGTGGACGGCGGCGGAGGGCGACCAGGCGGGCGCCGTCGCGAGCATGGCCGGCGCGTCCGAGCAGCTCCCGCCGGAGAAGGTCATCACCGAGCAGTTCAAGACCACGCTGACCCTGCTGCACACCCCCGCGACGCAGGGCAAGGCCCCCGGCGTGAACGCCGAGGAGGACTGGAAGACGACGATCGCCACCTTCCAGCAGGCCGGAGTCATCGAGAAGGCGCAGCCGCCGTCGGAGTACTGGCAGGCGTCGGCCGCTCCGCAGTCATGA
- a CDS encoding sugar phosphate isomerase/epimerase — MTRFSLNQWTTRHWPLPDLAEGCVAAGVTGVGLWREPIAEYGLARTGKLMRDHGLAVTSLCRGGFFQEPDALENNRRAIEEAAELGAPSLCLVSGGLPDGSRDVDGARARVADLLAELAPYAGEHGVQLAIEPLHPMYCSDRCVVSTLAQALDLAAPFPAAQVGVMVDTYHLWWDPDAWAGIARAGAEGRISLFQVADWVTPLPEGVLTGRGMLGDGCVELRRFREAVDATGYTGPIEVEIFNDALWAMPGAEALALTLARFAEHVA, encoded by the coding sequence ATGACGAGGTTCAGTCTCAACCAGTGGACGACCCGGCACTGGCCCCTGCCCGACCTGGCCGAGGGCTGCGTCGCGGCCGGAGTGACAGGCGTCGGCCTGTGGCGGGAGCCCATCGCCGAGTACGGCCTGGCCCGCACCGGCAAGCTCATGCGCGACCACGGGCTCGCGGTCACGTCCCTGTGCAGGGGCGGCTTCTTCCAGGAGCCGGACGCGCTGGAGAACAACCGGCGCGCCATCGAGGAGGCCGCCGAACTGGGCGCGCCCTCCCTGTGCCTGGTGAGCGGCGGTCTGCCGGACGGCTCCCGTGACGTGGACGGCGCGCGCGCACGCGTCGCCGACCTCCTCGCAGAACTGGCGCCCTACGCGGGCGAGCACGGCGTCCAGCTCGCGATAGAGCCGCTGCACCCGATGTACTGCTCCGACCGCTGCGTGGTCTCCACCCTCGCGCAGGCGCTCGACCTGGCGGCGCCGTTCCCGGCCGCGCAGGTCGGCGTCATGGTCGACACCTACCACCTGTGGTGGGACCCGGACGCCTGGGCGGGCATCGCCCGCGCGGGCGCCGAGGGCCGGATCTCGCTGTTCCAGGTCGCCGACTGGGTGACGCCGCTGCCCGAGGGCGTCCTCACCGGGCGCGGCATGCTCGGCGACGGGTGCGTGGAGCTGCGCCGCTTCCGCGAGGCCGTGGACGCGACCGGCTACACCGGGCCGATCGAGGTCGAGATCTTCAACGACGCGCTGTGGGCCATGCCCGGCGCGGAGGCCCTCGCCCTCACGCTGGCGCGCTTCGCGGAACACGTCGCGTGA
- a CDS encoding NADAR family protein — translation MDAAELARLQNRGTRLKFLFFWGHQTPGRGYLSQWWPSPFTVDDVTYRTAEHYMMAGKARLFGDEETAAAVIAASHPRRAKDLGRRVRNFDEETWRNHRVAIVTRANEAKFAQHEELREYLAGTGDRVLVEASPLDRVWGIGLTADDPRAEQVASWRGENLLGFALMTVRDRLR, via the coding sequence ATGGACGCAGCCGAACTGGCCCGCCTGCAGAACCGGGGCACCCGCCTGAAGTTCCTGTTCTTCTGGGGCCACCAGACCCCTGGCCGGGGCTACCTCAGCCAGTGGTGGCCGTCCCCGTTCACCGTGGACGACGTCACCTATCGGACGGCCGAGCACTACATGATGGCCGGGAAAGCCCGCCTCTTCGGCGACGAGGAAACGGCCGCCGCCGTCATCGCCGCGTCCCATCCCCGCCGCGCGAAAGACCTCGGCCGCCGCGTCCGGAACTTCGACGAGGAAACGTGGCGGAACCATCGTGTGGCAATAGTCACACGGGCCAACGAGGCGAAGTTCGCCCAGCACGAAGAACTGCGCGAGTACCTCGCCGGCACCGGCGACCGCGTCCTGGTCGAGGCGAGCCCCCTCGACCGCGTCTGGGGCATCGGCCTCACCGCCGACGACCCCCGCGCCGAACAGGTCGCGTCCTGGCGCGGCGAGAACCTCCTCGGCTTCGCCCTGATGACCGTCCGCGACCGCCTGCGCTGA
- a CDS encoding ABC transporter ATP-binding protein — MSESAAEPRTGRETAVSLDGVAVKFRSRKRDVTALREVSLDVAMGEFVAIVGPSGCGKSTMLKLVAGLLKPSTGNVLLRGDKVTGPRHDIGYVFQRAALLEWRSARKNILLQAEMRKMPAEQARRRTAELIEMTGLTGFEDALPHELSGGMQQRVALCRALLHEPPVLLMDEPFGALDALTREQLNVEMNRIWRETGTTILLVTHSIAEAAYLADRVVVMSDRPGTIEEIIDVDLPAERDYSATMARPEFARVTSRVRGLLGAGAAAD, encoded by the coding sequence ATGAGCGAATCGGCGGCCGAACCGCGGACCGGGCGGGAGACCGCCGTCAGCCTCGACGGGGTCGCGGTCAAGTTCCGCAGCCGCAAGCGCGACGTCACCGCCCTGCGCGAGGTGTCGCTGGACGTCGCGATGGGCGAGTTCGTCGCCATCGTCGGGCCGTCCGGCTGCGGCAAGTCCACCATGCTGAAGCTGGTCGCGGGCCTGCTGAAGCCCTCGACCGGGAACGTTCTCCTGCGCGGCGACAAGGTCACCGGACCGCGCCACGACATCGGCTACGTGTTCCAGCGCGCCGCGCTGCTGGAGTGGCGCAGTGCCCGCAAGAACATCCTGCTCCAGGCGGAGATGCGCAAGATGCCGGCCGAGCAGGCCCGCCGGCGCACCGCCGAGCTGATCGAGATGACCGGCCTGACCGGGTTCGAGGACGCGCTGCCGCACGAGCTGTCCGGCGGCATGCAGCAGCGGGTCGCGCTGTGCCGCGCGCTGCTGCACGAGCCGCCCGTCCTGCTGATGGACGAGCCGTTCGGCGCCCTCGACGCGCTCACCCGCGAGCAGCTCAACGTCGAGATGAACCGGATCTGGCGGGAGACGGGCACGACGATCCTGCTCGTCACGCACTCGATCGCCGAGGCCGCGTACCTGGCCGACCGGGTCGTGGTGATGAGCGACCGGCCCGGCACGATCGAGGAGATCATCGACGTCGACCTGCCGGCCGAGCGGGACTACTCCGCGACCATGGCCCGCCCCGAGTTCGCCCGCGTCACCAGTCGCGTCCGAGGTCTGCTCGGCGCGGGTGCCGCGGCCGATTGA
- a CDS encoding Gfo/Idh/MocA family protein — translation MERRSIGIVMNGVTGRMGYRQHLLRSILAIREQGGVRTGDGTVLWPEPVLVGRSEAKLRDLAERHGLTAWTTDLAEALARPGIEVYFDAQVTGARVEAIRAAVAAGKHVYTEKPLAEDLDEALALARLADEAGIKHGVVQDKLFLPGLLKLKRLVDGGFFGRILSVRGEFGYWVFEGDWQDAQRPSWNYRAEDGGGIILDMFCHWRYVLDGVVAPVRSVQALGATHIPERVDEDGKPYEATADDAAYGIFELDGGIVAQVNSSWTTRVFRDELVEFQVDGTEGSAVAGLRRCRVQHRSMTPKPVWNPDLPATEDFRSQWQEIPDNVEFDNGFKAQWEMFLRSVADDSPFPWDFYAGARGVQLAELGLRSWREGRRLEVPDL, via the coding sequence ATGGAACGCAGGTCCATCGGGATCGTCATGAACGGCGTCACCGGCCGGATGGGGTACCGCCAGCACCTCCTCCGCTCGATCCTCGCGATCCGCGAGCAGGGCGGGGTGCGCACGGGCGACGGCACCGTGCTGTGGCCGGAGCCGGTGCTCGTCGGGCGCAGCGAGGCCAAGCTGCGCGACCTCGCCGAGCGGCACGGGCTGACCGCGTGGACGACGGACCTGGCCGAGGCGCTGGCGCGTCCGGGCATCGAGGTCTACTTCGACGCGCAGGTCACCGGCGCGCGGGTGGAGGCGATCCGGGCGGCCGTCGCGGCGGGCAAGCACGTCTACACCGAGAAGCCGCTCGCCGAGGACCTGGACGAGGCGCTCGCGCTGGCCCGGCTCGCGGACGAGGCGGGCATCAAGCACGGCGTCGTCCAGGACAAGCTGTTCCTGCCGGGCCTGCTCAAGCTGAAGCGGCTGGTGGACGGCGGCTTCTTCGGCCGCATCCTGTCGGTGCGCGGCGAGTTCGGCTACTGGGTGTTCGAGGGCGACTGGCAGGACGCGCAGCGGCCGAGCTGGAACTACCGGGCCGAGGACGGCGGCGGCATCATCCTCGACATGTTCTGCCACTGGCGGTACGTGCTGGACGGGGTCGTCGCGCCCGTCCGGTCCGTGCAGGCGCTCGGGGCGACGCACATCCCCGAGCGGGTGGACGAGGACGGCAAGCCCTACGAGGCGACCGCCGACGACGCCGCCTACGGGATCTTCGAGCTGGACGGCGGGATCGTCGCGCAGGTCAACTCGTCCTGGACGACCCGCGTGTTCCGCGACGAACTCGTGGAGTTCCAGGTGGACGGGACGGAGGGGTCGGCGGTCGCCGGGCTGCGGCGCTGCCGCGTCCAGCACCGGTCGATGACGCCGAAGCCGGTGTGGAACCCCGACCTGCCCGCCACCGAGGACTTCCGCTCGCAGTGGCAGGAGATCCCCGACAACGTCGAGTTCGACAACGGGTTCAAGGCGCAGTGGGAGATGTTCCTGCGCAGCGTCGCCGACGACTCCCCGTTCCCGTGGGACTTCTACGCGGGAGCGCGCGGCGTGCAGCTCGCCGAGCTGGGCCTGCGCTCCTGGCGGGAGGGCCGCCGGCTGGAGGTTCCGGACCTGTGA